The Cygnus atratus isolate AKBS03 ecotype Queensland, Australia chromosome 12, CAtr_DNAZoo_HiC_assembly, whole genome shotgun sequence genome has a segment encoding these proteins:
- the SLC9A5 gene encoding sodium/hydrogen exchanger 5 isoform X8 yields MDFLLFGSLISAVDPVAVLAVFEEVHVNETLFIIVFGESLLNDAVTVVLYKVFNSFVELGPAHIHATDYVKGVASFFLVSLGGTAVGLLFAFLLALITRFTKRVRIIEPLFVFLLAYVAYLAAEMVSLSAILAVTFCGICCKKYVEANISQKSRTTVKYTMKTLASSSETIIFMFLGMSAVDTSKWAWDTALVLGTLLFILLFRAVGVVLQTYVLNRFRLIPLDRIDQVVMSYGGLRGAVAFALVILLDRDKVKAKDYFVATTIVVVFFTVIVQSFPCPLLPFQGLTIKPLVTWLKVKRSDHHKPTLNEELHEHAFDHILAAVEDIVGHHGYHYWRDKWEQFDKKYLSQLLMRKSAYRLRDEIWDVYYKLNIRDAISFVDQGGHVLSAAKLALPSMPSRTSMSESSVTNLLRESGSGACLDLQVIDTVRSRRDKEDAAMHHVLRGSLYKPRRRYKASYSRHFISPDKQERQDKEIFRQNMKRRLETFKSTKHNICSSKSKARMKEKGRKKKDISLTSDAPNGRTHRSVPWQEAAPVLVLVSSEEEESDSSETEREDDEGIVFIARATDEVLQGKATPGSLDVCPSPCIIPPSPTLAEKELPWKGDQADLAVYVSSETTKIVPVDMQKAWNQSISSLESIASPPGIETGPQHRRFACPVLEEQPQSASQAMPEQISCFQFPSHVSKSGRSLSDSSPDGVEQQELQPLMAAEEQGRVLPPTEPRRLMFSRASHI; encoded by the exons cctccttctTCCTGGTGAGCCTGGGGGGCACGGCCGTGGGGCTGCTCTTCGCCTTCCTCCTGGCCCTGATCACGCGGTTCACCAAGCGCGTGCGCATCATCGAGCCGCTCTTCGTCTTCCTCCTGGCCTACGTCGCGTACCTGGCTGCTGAGATGGTCTCGCTCTCCGCCATCCTGGC AGTCACCTTCTGTGGGATCTGCTGCAAGAAGTATGTGGAAGCCAACATCTCCCAGAAGTCCCGCACCACGGTCAAGTACACCATGAAGACGCTGGCCAGCAGCTCAGAGACCATCATCTTCATGTTTCTGGGCATGTCGGCTGTGGACACCTCCAAGTGGGCATGGGACACGGcgctggtgctgggcaccctgttATTTATCCTGCTCTTCAGAGCTGTGG GTGTTGTCCTCCAGACCTACGTGCTCAACCGCTTCCGCCTCATCCCCCTGGACAGGATCGACCAGGTGGTCATGTCATACGGTGGCCTCCGTGGAGCCGTTGCCTTTGCCCTGGTCATCCTGCTGGACAGGGACAAGGTGAAAGCCAAGGACTACTTTGTGGCAACGACCATCGTGGTGGTGTTCTTCACGGTCATCGTGCAG TCTTTCCCTTGCCCTCTCCTGCcattccagggcctcaccatcAAGCCCCTGGTGACATGGCTGAAGGTGAAGCGCAGTGACCACCACAAGCCCACGCTGAATGAGGAGCTGCACGAGCAC GCCTTTGACCACATCCTGGCGGCGGTGGAGGACATCGTGGGACACCATGGCTACCATTACTGGCGGGACAA GTGGGAGCAGTTCGACAAGAAGTACCTGAGCCAGCTCCTGATGAGGAAATCTGCGTACAGGCTGCGGGACGAGATCTGGGATGTTTACTACAAGCTGAACATCCGCGATGCCATCAGCTTCGTGGACCAG GGTGGCCACGTGCTGTCGGCCGCCAAGCTGGCGCTGCCCTCCATGCCCAGCCGCACGTCCATGTCGGAGTCGTCGGTCACAAACCTGCT GAGGGAGAGCGGGAGCGGCGCGTGCCTGGACCTGCAGGTGATCGACACGGTGCGCAGCCGGCGGGACAAGGAGGACGCCGCGATGCACCACGTGCTGCGAGGGAGCCTCTACAAGCCCCGCAGGCGG TACAAGGCCAGCTACAGCCGTCACTTCATCTCTCCAGATAAACAAGAGCGCCAAGATAAAGAAATCTTCCGGCAGAACATGAAGAGGCGCCTGGAGACCTTCAAGTCCACCAAGCACAACATCTGCTCCTCCAAGAGCAAAGCCAGGATGAAGGAAAAGGGCAGGAAGAAG AAGGACATCTCTCTGACCAGCGATGCACCCAACGGGAGGACGCACAGGAGTGTCCCCTGGCAGGAGGCAG ctcctgtgctggtgctggtcagctccgaggaggaggagagcgaTAGCTCAGAGACGGAGAGAGAGGACGACGAAGGGATCGTGTTCATCGCTCGAGCTACCGATGAGGTCCTGCAGGGAAAGGCCACCCCTG gcagcctggatgtctgccccagcccctgcatcATCCCGCCATCGCCCACCTTGGCAGAGAAGGAGCTGCCGTGGAAAGGAGACCAGGCTGACCTGGCTGTTTACGTCTCCTCGGAGACCACCAAAATCGTGCCAGTGGATATGCAGAAAGCGTGGAACCAAAGCATCTCCTCCCTGGAGAGCATCGCCTCCCCACCGGGCATTGAGACGGGACCGCAGCACAGGCGATTCGCCTGCCccgtgctggaggagcagccccagtCGGCGAGCCAGGCGATGCCAGAGCAGATCTCCTGCTTCCAGTTCCCCAGCCACGTCTCTAAGAGCGGCAGGTCGCTGAGCGACAGCAGCCCGGATGGcgtggagcagcaggagctgcagcctttGATGGCCgcggaggagcagggcagggtgctgccCCCCACCGAGCCCCGGCGGCTCATGTTCAGCAGAGCCAGCCACATCTGA
- the SLC9A5 gene encoding sodium/hydrogen exchanger 5 isoform X7: protein MDFLLFGSLISAVDPVAVLAVFEEVHVNETLFIIVFGESLLNDAVTVVLYKVFNSFVELGPAHIHATDYVKGVASFFLVSLGGTAVGLLFAFLLALITRFTKRVRIIEPLFVFLLAYVAYLAAEMVSLSAILAVTFCGICCKKYVEANISQKSRTTVKYTMKTLASSSETIIFMFLGMSAVDTSKWAWDTALVLGTLLFILLFRAVGVVLQTYVLNRFRLIPLDRIDQVVMSYGGLRGAVAFALVILLDRDKVKAKDYFVATTIVVVFFTVIVQGLTIKPLVTWLKVKRSDHHKPTLNEELHEHAFDHILAAVEDIVGHHGYHYWRDKWEQFDKKYLSQLLMRKSAYRLRDEIWDVYYKLNIRDAISFVDQVGARGRSWAGGCQRGGPHGLPMAVGTPPAHLCHPPGWPRAVGRQAGAALHAQPHVHVGVVGHKPAEGERERRVPGPAGDRHGAQPAGQGGRRDAPRAAREPLQAPQADKQERQDKEIFRQNMKRRLETFKSTKHNICSSKSKARMKEKGRKKKDISLTSDAPNGRTHRSVPWQEAAPVLVLVSSEEEESDSSETEREDDEGIVFIARATDEVLQGKATPGSLDVCPSPCIIPPSPTLAEKELPWKGDQADLAVYVSSETTKIVPVDMQKAWNQSISSLESIASPPGIETGPQHRRFACPVLEEQPQSASQAMPEQISCFQFPSHVSKSGRSLSDSSPDGVEQQELQPLMAAEEQGRVLPPTEPRRLMFSRASHI, encoded by the exons cctccttctTCCTGGTGAGCCTGGGGGGCACGGCCGTGGGGCTGCTCTTCGCCTTCCTCCTGGCCCTGATCACGCGGTTCACCAAGCGCGTGCGCATCATCGAGCCGCTCTTCGTCTTCCTCCTGGCCTACGTCGCGTACCTGGCTGCTGAGATGGTCTCGCTCTCCGCCATCCTGGC AGTCACCTTCTGTGGGATCTGCTGCAAGAAGTATGTGGAAGCCAACATCTCCCAGAAGTCCCGCACCACGGTCAAGTACACCATGAAGACGCTGGCCAGCAGCTCAGAGACCATCATCTTCATGTTTCTGGGCATGTCGGCTGTGGACACCTCCAAGTGGGCATGGGACACGGcgctggtgctgggcaccctgttATTTATCCTGCTCTTCAGAGCTGTGG GTGTTGTCCTCCAGACCTACGTGCTCAACCGCTTCCGCCTCATCCCCCTGGACAGGATCGACCAGGTGGTCATGTCATACGGTGGCCTCCGTGGAGCCGTTGCCTTTGCCCTGGTCATCCTGCTGGACAGGGACAAGGTGAAAGCCAAGGACTACTTTGTGGCAACGACCATCGTGGTGGTGTTCTTCACGGTCATCGTGCAG ggcctcaccatcAAGCCCCTGGTGACATGGCTGAAGGTGAAGCGCAGTGACCACCACAAGCCCACGCTGAATGAGGAGCTGCACGAGCAC GCCTTTGACCACATCCTGGCGGCGGTGGAGGACATCGTGGGACACCATGGCTACCATTACTGGCGGGACAA GTGGGAGCAGTTCGACAAGAAGTACCTGAGCCAGCTCCTGATGAGGAAATCTGCGTACAGGCTGCGGGACGAGATCTGGGATGTTTACTACAAGCTGAACATCCGCGATGCCATCAGCTTCGTGGACCAGGTAGGGGCGcgtggcaggagctgggcagggggctgtcAGCGTGGCGGTCCCCACGGGCTGCCCATGGCGGTGGGCACTCCCCCAGCCCATCTCTGTCACCCCCCAGGGTGGCCACGTGCTGTCGGCCGCCAAGCTGGCGCTGCCCTCCATGCCCAGCCGCACGTCCATGTCGGAGTCGTCGGTCACAAACCTGCT GAGGGAGAGCGGGAGCGGCGCGTGCCTGGACCTGCAGGTGATCGACACGGTGCGCAGCCGGCGGGACAAGGAGGACGCCGCGATGCACCACGTGCTGCGAGGGAGCCTCTACAAGCCCCGCAGGCGG ATAAACAAGAGCGCCAAGATAAAGAAATCTTCCGGCAGAACATGAAGAGGCGCCTGGAGACCTTCAAGTCCACCAAGCACAACATCTGCTCCTCCAAGAGCAAAGCCAGGATGAAGGAAAAGGGCAGGAAGAAG AAGGACATCTCTCTGACCAGCGATGCACCCAACGGGAGGACGCACAGGAGTGTCCCCTGGCAGGAGGCAG ctcctgtgctggtgctggtcagctccgaggaggaggagagcgaTAGCTCAGAGACGGAGAGAGAGGACGACGAAGGGATCGTGTTCATCGCTCGAGCTACCGATGAGGTCCTGCAGGGAAAGGCCACCCCTG gcagcctggatgtctgccccagcccctgcatcATCCCGCCATCGCCCACCTTGGCAGAGAAGGAGCTGCCGTGGAAAGGAGACCAGGCTGACCTGGCTGTTTACGTCTCCTCGGAGACCACCAAAATCGTGCCAGTGGATATGCAGAAAGCGTGGAACCAAAGCATCTCCTCCCTGGAGAGCATCGCCTCCCCACCGGGCATTGAGACGGGACCGCAGCACAGGCGATTCGCCTGCCccgtgctggaggagcagccccagtCGGCGAGCCAGGCGATGCCAGAGCAGATCTCCTGCTTCCAGTTCCCCAGCCACGTCTCTAAGAGCGGCAGGTCGCTGAGCGACAGCAGCCCGGATGGcgtggagcagcaggagctgcagcctttGATGGCCgcggaggagcagggcagggtgctgccCCCCACCGAGCCCCGGCGGCTCATGTTCAGCAGAGCCAGCCACATCTGA
- the SLC9A5 gene encoding sodium/hydrogen exchanger 5 isoform X10: protein MVSLSAILAVTFCGICCKKYVEANISQKSRTTVKYTMKTLASSSETIIFMFLGMSAVDTSKWAWDTALVLGTLLFILLFRAVGVVLQTYVLNRFRLIPLDRIDQVVMSYGGLRGAVAFALVILLDRDKVKAKDYFVATTIVVVFFTVIVQGLTIKPLVTWLKVKRSDHHKPTLNEELHEHAFDHILAAVEDIVGHHGYHYWRDKWEQFDKKYLSQLLMRKSAYRLRDEIWDVYYKLNIRDAISFVDQGGHVLSAAKLALPSMPSRTSMSESSVTNLLRESGSGACLDLQVIDTVRSRRDKEDAAMHHVLRGSLYKPRRRYKASYSRHFISPDKQERQDKEIFRQNMKRRLETFKSTKHNICSSKSKARMKEKGRKKKDISLTSDAPNGRTHRSVPWQEAAPVLVLVSSEEEESDSSETEREDDEGIVFIARATDEVLQGKATPGSLDVCPSPCIIPPSPTLAEKELPWKGDQADLAVYVSSETTKIVPVDMQKAWNQSISSLESIASPPGIETGPQHRRFACPVLEEQPQSASQAMPEQISCFQFPSHVSKSGRSLSDSSPDGVEQQELQPLMAAEEQGRVLPPTEPRRLMFSRASHI from the exons ATGGTCTCGCTCTCCGCCATCCTGGC AGTCACCTTCTGTGGGATCTGCTGCAAGAAGTATGTGGAAGCCAACATCTCCCAGAAGTCCCGCACCACGGTCAAGTACACCATGAAGACGCTGGCCAGCAGCTCAGAGACCATCATCTTCATGTTTCTGGGCATGTCGGCTGTGGACACCTCCAAGTGGGCATGGGACACGGcgctggtgctgggcaccctgttATTTATCCTGCTCTTCAGAGCTGTGG GTGTTGTCCTCCAGACCTACGTGCTCAACCGCTTCCGCCTCATCCCCCTGGACAGGATCGACCAGGTGGTCATGTCATACGGTGGCCTCCGTGGAGCCGTTGCCTTTGCCCTGGTCATCCTGCTGGACAGGGACAAGGTGAAAGCCAAGGACTACTTTGTGGCAACGACCATCGTGGTGGTGTTCTTCACGGTCATCGTGCAG ggcctcaccatcAAGCCCCTGGTGACATGGCTGAAGGTGAAGCGCAGTGACCACCACAAGCCCACGCTGAATGAGGAGCTGCACGAGCAC GCCTTTGACCACATCCTGGCGGCGGTGGAGGACATCGTGGGACACCATGGCTACCATTACTGGCGGGACAA GTGGGAGCAGTTCGACAAGAAGTACCTGAGCCAGCTCCTGATGAGGAAATCTGCGTACAGGCTGCGGGACGAGATCTGGGATGTTTACTACAAGCTGAACATCCGCGATGCCATCAGCTTCGTGGACCAG GGTGGCCACGTGCTGTCGGCCGCCAAGCTGGCGCTGCCCTCCATGCCCAGCCGCACGTCCATGTCGGAGTCGTCGGTCACAAACCTGCT GAGGGAGAGCGGGAGCGGCGCGTGCCTGGACCTGCAGGTGATCGACACGGTGCGCAGCCGGCGGGACAAGGAGGACGCCGCGATGCACCACGTGCTGCGAGGGAGCCTCTACAAGCCCCGCAGGCGG TACAAGGCCAGCTACAGCCGTCACTTCATCTCTCCAGATAAACAAGAGCGCCAAGATAAAGAAATCTTCCGGCAGAACATGAAGAGGCGCCTGGAGACCTTCAAGTCCACCAAGCACAACATCTGCTCCTCCAAGAGCAAAGCCAGGATGAAGGAAAAGGGCAGGAAGAAG AAGGACATCTCTCTGACCAGCGATGCACCCAACGGGAGGACGCACAGGAGTGTCCCCTGGCAGGAGGCAG ctcctgtgctggtgctggtcagctccgaggaggaggagagcgaTAGCTCAGAGACGGAGAGAGAGGACGACGAAGGGATCGTGTTCATCGCTCGAGCTACCGATGAGGTCCTGCAGGGAAAGGCCACCCCTG gcagcctggatgtctgccccagcccctgcatcATCCCGCCATCGCCCACCTTGGCAGAGAAGGAGCTGCCGTGGAAAGGAGACCAGGCTGACCTGGCTGTTTACGTCTCCTCGGAGACCACCAAAATCGTGCCAGTGGATATGCAGAAAGCGTGGAACCAAAGCATCTCCTCCCTGGAGAGCATCGCCTCCCCACCGGGCATTGAGACGGGACCGCAGCACAGGCGATTCGCCTGCCccgtgctggaggagcagccccagtCGGCGAGCCAGGCGATGCCAGAGCAGATCTCCTGCTTCCAGTTCCCCAGCCACGTCTCTAAGAGCGGCAGGTCGCTGAGCGACAGCAGCCCGGATGGcgtggagcagcaggagctgcagcctttGATGGCCgcggaggagcagggcagggtgctgccCCCCACCGAGCCCCGGCGGCTCATGTTCAGCAGAGCCAGCCACATCTGA